In Drosophila santomea strain STO CAGO 1482 chromosome 2L, Prin_Dsan_1.1, whole genome shotgun sequence, a single window of DNA contains:
- the LOC120444038 gene encoding intraflagellar transport protein 43 homolog — MANSGSKLGHSHGVTMTTCCLGNAEEKRKQKMMDWAEELKMTIRKTTARKGRRSKSRDVLKDEDSQAAGGSKDISIDITLNVQAGTPPTTSDTATTSTYNNEFESHRPPIRRISGGWADSGFKGLKSKKNSFDDERFRQTKSATNSIPTDDIPVIPDMDDVKDEIMLNEIVEPPTIGTSRSAVLKEANSDLLSQYAFSAVDGFDLSILTDCLVPQESLNEKDDLWQWDKLFTEVTAEIHSDKVPNIGMKIGPDVVPPTQYT; from the exons ATGGCAAACTCCGGGAGTAAACTTGGACATTCCCACGGAGTAACCATGACCACTTGTTGCCTAGGAAACGCTGAGgaaaaacgtaaacaaaagATGATGGACTGGGCCGAAGAACTCAAGATGACCATAAGAAAG ACGACGGCCAGGAAAGGTCGGCGCTCCAAGAGTCGCGATGTTCTGAAGGATGAGGATTCCCAGGCGGCCGGTGGCTCCAAGGACATTTCCATCGACATCACTCTGAATGTCCAGGCGGGTACCCCACCCACCACCTCGGACACGGCCACCACATCCACATATAACAATGAATTCGAGTCCCATCGACCACCCATTCGTCGCATTTCGGGCGGCTGGGCGGATTCCGGATTCAAGGGATTAAA GTCCAAGAAAAACTCATTCGACGA TGAGCGTTTTAGGCAAACAAAGTCGGCTACAAATTCCATACCAACGGATGACATTCCCGTCATTCCAGACATGGATGATGTCAAGGACGAAATCATGCTCAATGAGATTGTGGAGCCGCCTAC TATCGGCACCTCACGATCCGCCGTCTTGAAGGAGGCCAATTCCGATTTGCTCTCTCAGTACGCATTTTCGGCTGTGGATGGCTTTGATCTCTCAATCTTAACCGATTGCCTGGTTCCACAGGAGAGCCTCAACGAGAAAGATGATCTCTGGCAGTGGGACAAACTGTTCACTGAGGTCACGGCTGAAATCCATTCGGATAAAGTGCCCAATATTGGCATGAAGATAGGACCCGATGTGGTTCCACCCACACAATATACTTAG
- the LOC120444050 gene encoding PITH domain-containing protein CG6153 translates to MPHGHSHDHGGCSHEASDVDHALEMGIEYSLYTKIDLDNVECLNEETDGQGKSVFKPYEKRQDLSKYVESDADEELLFNIPFTGNIKLKGIIISGANDDSHPNMVKIFKNRPRMTFDDAKAKPDQEFHLTRDARGEIEYSPKVVTFSSVHHLSLYFPSNFGEDSTRIYYIGLRGEFTEAHYHGVTICNYEARANAADHKEKAFDGVGRAIQ, encoded by the exons atgcCGCACGGACACTCGCACGACCACGGCGGCTGCAGTCATGAGGCCTCGGACGTGGACCACGCCCTGGAAATGGGCATCGAGTACAGCCTGTACACGAAAATCGATCTGGACAACGTGGAGTGCCTGAACGAGGAGACGGATGGCCAGGGCAAAAGTGTATTCAAGCCCTATGAGAAGCGCCAGGATCTGTCCAAGTACGTGGAGAGCGATGCGGACGAGGAGCTCCTCTTCAACATTCCCTTCACCGGCAACATCAAGCTCAAGGGAATCATCATAAGTGGGGCCAACGATGACTCCCATCCAAACATGGTCAAAAT CTTTAAGAACAGACCCAGGATGACTTTCGACGATGCCAAAGCCAAACCCGACCAGGAGTTCCACCTGACCCGCGATGCCCGTGGAGAAATCGAGTACTCGCCCAAAGTGGTCACCTTCTCCTCCGTGCATCATCTCTCCTTGTACTTTCCCAGTAACTTTGGCGAAGACAGCACACGAATTTACTATATAG GTCTTCGAGGAGAGTTCACAGAAGCTCATTATCATGGCGTAACCATATGCAACTACGAAGCTCGAGCCAATGCAGCAGATCACAAGGAAAAGGCATTCGACGGAGTGGGCAGAGCCATCCAATAA